The following proteins come from a genomic window of Streptomyces liliiviolaceus:
- a CDS encoding LysR family transcriptional regulator yields the protein MQFQQLQYFVAVAETRHFTRAAEVVHVAQPSLSQQIKALERELGADLFLRARGNITLTDAGEALLPLARRILADAETARHEVQELAQLRSGRVRLGATPSLCTGLLPDVLRAFHDRYPGIRLLIEEGGSHDLVRELARGALDLALVVLPLPTPSPALTTVEVLREDLVVVSSPEAPAPGGGRRAVGVPDLEGERLVMFRHGYDLRELTVAACRSAGFEPDFAVEGGEMDAVLGFVRAGLGVAVVPRMVAVRSGAGLRVTPLARPGLARTIALAHRSDVAPPRAARELQRMLLER from the coding sequence ATGCAGTTCCAGCAGCTCCAGTACTTCGTGGCCGTCGCCGAGACCCGGCATTTCACCCGGGCCGCCGAGGTGGTCCATGTGGCCCAGCCGTCGCTCTCCCAGCAGATCAAGGCGCTGGAGCGGGAGTTGGGGGCCGATCTCTTCCTCCGGGCGCGGGGGAACATCACGCTCACGGACGCCGGGGAGGCGCTGCTGCCGCTGGCCCGGCGCATCCTCGCGGACGCGGAGACCGCCCGGCACGAGGTGCAGGAGCTGGCGCAGCTGCGCAGCGGGCGGGTGCGGCTGGGCGCGACGCCGAGCCTGTGCACGGGGCTGCTGCCGGACGTGTTGCGCGCCTTCCACGACCGCTACCCCGGGATCAGGCTGCTGATCGAGGAGGGGGGCTCGCACGACCTCGTACGGGAGCTGGCGCGCGGGGCGCTCGACCTCGCTCTCGTCGTCCTGCCCCTGCCCACGCCGTCGCCCGCGCTGACCACGGTGGAGGTGCTGCGGGAGGACCTGGTGGTGGTGTCCTCGCCGGAGGCGCCGGCGCCGGGGGGTGGGCGGCGGGCCGTCGGGGTCCCCGACCTGGAGGGGGAACGGCTGGTGATGTTCCGGCACGGGTACGACCTGCGGGAGCTGACCGTCGCCGCGTGTCGCTCCGCGGGGTTCGAGCCGGATTTCGCGGTCGAGGGCGGGGAGATGGATGCGGTGCTGGGGTTCGTGCGGGCGGGGTTGGGGGTGGCCGTGGTGCCGCGGATGGTGGCGGTGCGGTCGGGGGCGGGGTTGCGGGTGACGCCGCTGGCCCGTCCCGGGCTGGCCCGGACCATCGCGCTGGCCCACCGCAGTGACGTGGCACCACCGAGGGCTGCGCGCGAGCTGCAGCGGATGCTGCTGGAGCGGTGA
- a CDS encoding SAM-dependent methyltransferase → MERPAWAPRGIDISVPSVSRIYDYYLGGSHNFEVDREAARRAMEFMPGLPKVMQANRAFLRRAVRFAAAEGIDQFLDIGSGIPTFGNVHEVAQSARPGARVVYVDHDPVAVAHSEAVLDGNENADVITADLRKPREILASPGLRRLIDLNQPVALLLVAILHFVEDEDDPYDAVAELRDALAPGSLLVVTHASYEGIPLPPERAGGAVDVYKDIRNPLIMRSREDIARFFEGYDMVEPGLVPMPNWRPDPASEDEDPYSYSGFAGVGRTA, encoded by the coding sequence ATGGAGCGTCCCGCCTGGGCCCCACGCGGCATCGACATCTCGGTACCCAGTGTGAGCCGCATCTACGACTACTACCTGGGCGGATCGCACAACTTCGAGGTCGACAGGGAAGCCGCGCGCAGGGCCATGGAGTTCATGCCGGGGCTCCCCAAGGTCATGCAGGCGAACCGGGCGTTCCTGCGTCGCGCCGTGCGCTTCGCGGCCGCCGAGGGCATCGACCAGTTCCTCGACATCGGCTCGGGCATCCCCACCTTCGGCAACGTCCACGAGGTGGCCCAGAGCGCCCGTCCCGGCGCCCGAGTCGTCTACGTGGACCACGACCCGGTGGCCGTCGCGCACAGCGAGGCCGTGCTGGACGGCAACGAGAACGCGGACGTCATCACGGCCGACCTCCGCAAGCCCCGGGAGATCCTGGCGAGTCCGGGTCTGCGGCGTCTGATAGACCTGAATCAGCCAGTGGCCCTGCTTCTCGTTGCCATACTGCACTTCGTGGAGGACGAGGACGACCCGTACGATGCCGTGGCCGAGCTGAGGGACGCCCTCGCGCCCGGCAGTCTGCTGGTCGTCACGCACGCCTCGTACGAGGGAATCCCGCTCCCCCCGGAGCGGGCCGGGGGCGCCGTCGACGTCTACAAGGACATCCGAAACCCGCTGATCATGCGCTCGCGCGAGGACATCGCGCGGTTCTTCGAGGGGTACGACATGGTGGAACCCGGACTGGTGCCGATGCCGAACTGGCGGCCCGACCCGGCGTCCGAGGACGAGGATCCTTATTCCTACTCGGGTTTCGCGGGCGTGGGGCGCACGGCGTGA
- a CDS encoding lysophospholipid acyltransferase family protein: MPSAPCTPGACVESVRAVAAVPRAVLRLVSLLVVVATGIALIPAVARVPAALRDRLIRRWCRTIVRAAGVRLRITGAAPPTGGLLLVANHISWLDIPLLAAVRPARMLAKAEIRQWPVAGALTASSGALFIDRDRLRALPETVGRIARSLRAGGAVVVFPEGSTWCGRAQGRFRRAAFQAALDADAAVQPVRLHYRYDGGAVSTAPAFVGSDSLLTSVWRVVSARDLVAEVRVGPVLPPGSAPDRRTLARAAETVAVHSGCAVHPVTRARVHTEAHAHL; the protein is encoded by the coding sequence CTGCCCAGTGCCCCGTGCACCCCGGGGGCCTGCGTGGAGTCCGTACGGGCGGTCGCCGCCGTGCCGCGTGCCGTGCTGCGACTGGTCTCGCTGCTCGTCGTCGTCGCCACCGGGATCGCGCTGATCCCGGCCGTCGCGCGGGTTCCCGCGGCCTTGCGCGACCGGCTCATCAGACGGTGGTGCCGGACGATCGTGCGCGCCGCGGGCGTACGGCTGCGGATCACCGGCGCGGCCCCGCCCACCGGCGGCCTGCTGCTGGTGGCCAACCACATCTCCTGGCTCGACATCCCGCTGCTCGCGGCCGTCCGGCCCGCCCGGATGCTCGCCAAGGCGGAGATCCGGCAGTGGCCCGTGGCCGGGGCGCTCACCGCGAGCAGCGGCGCGCTGTTCATCGACCGCGACCGGCTGCGCGCGCTGCCCGAGACGGTCGGGCGGATCGCGCGGTCCCTGCGCGCCGGCGGGGCGGTCGTGGTCTTTCCCGAGGGGAGCACCTGGTGCGGCCGGGCCCAGGGCCGGTTCCGCCGGGCCGCCTTCCAGGCCGCCCTCGACGCCGACGCCGCCGTCCAGCCGGTGCGCCTGCACTACCGGTACGACGGGGGCGCGGTGAGCACCGCACCCGCGTTCGTGGGCAGCGACTCGCTGCTCACCTCGGTGTGGCGGGTCGTGTCGGCCCGCGACCTCGTAGCCGAGGTGCGGGTCGGGCCGGTGCTCCCGCCGGGCTCCGCCCCCGACCGGCGGACCCTCGCCCGCGCCGCCGAAACGGTCGCCGTCCACTCCGGCTGTGCCGTGCACCCGGTCACCCGCGCTCGCGTGCACACGGAAGCGCACGCACACCTCTGA
- a CDS encoding fumarate reductase/succinate dehydrogenase flavoprotein subunit, which yields MTAEFAGINETNEFAGRGTFVEYATGEPVVDTKAPEGPVNERWDTRRFEAKLVNPANRRKHTVIVVGTGLAGGAAGATLAEQGYHVVQFCYQDSPRRAHSIAAQGGINAAKNYRNDGDSVHRLFYDTVKGGDFRARESNVHRLAQISVEIIDQCVAQGVPFAREYGGLLDTRSFGGVQVSRTFYARGQTGQQLLLGAYQALSRQIAAGTVEMHPRTEMLDLIVVDGRARGIVARDLITGKIDTYFADAVVLASGGYGNVFYLSTNAMNSNATAIWRAHRRGAYFANPCFTQIHPTCIPRTGEHQSKLTLMSESLRNDGRIWVPKAKGDDRPADRIPEDERDYYLERIYPAFGNLVPRDIASRAAKNVCDEGRGVGPGGQGVYLDFADAIARMGRKAVEAKYGNLFDMYARITAEDPYTVPMRIYPAVHYTMGGLWVDYDLQTTVPGLFAIGEANFSDHGANRLGASALMQGLADGYFVLPSTINDYLARNPHHETVDDEHPVVQEVVADTEDRLRLLLAVDGDRTPDSFHRELGELMWEFCGMARTESGLRKALERIPQIREEFWRRIKVPGTGEEFNQSLEKANRIVDYLELAELMCLDALHREESCGGHFREESQTPDGEAARRDEEFSYAAAWEFTDTGGAPVLHKEDLLFEYVHPTQRSYA from the coding sequence ATGACTGCTGAATTCGCCGGAATCAACGAAACCAACGAATTCGCCGGACGCGGCACCTTCGTCGAGTACGCGACCGGGGAGCCGGTCGTCGACACCAAGGCCCCGGAAGGGCCGGTGAACGAGCGCTGGGACACCCGCCGCTTCGAGGCCAAGCTGGTCAACCCCGCGAACCGCCGCAAGCACACCGTGATCGTCGTCGGTACGGGGCTCGCGGGCGGCGCGGCCGGCGCCACGCTCGCCGAACAGGGTTACCACGTCGTGCAGTTCTGCTACCAGGACTCCCCGCGCCGGGCCCACTCGATCGCCGCGCAGGGCGGGATCAACGCCGCGAAGAACTACCGCAACGACGGCGACTCGGTGCACCGGCTGTTCTACGACACCGTCAAGGGCGGCGACTTCCGCGCACGCGAGTCGAACGTGCACCGCCTCGCGCAGATCTCGGTGGAGATCATCGACCAGTGCGTCGCGCAGGGGGTGCCGTTCGCGCGGGAGTACGGCGGTCTGCTGGACACCCGCTCGTTCGGCGGGGTGCAGGTGTCCCGGACGTTCTACGCCCGCGGGCAGACGGGTCAGCAGCTGCTGCTCGGCGCGTATCAGGCTCTGAGCCGGCAGATCGCGGCCGGCACGGTGGAGATGCATCCCCGGACCGAGATGCTCGACCTCATCGTGGTCGACGGACGGGCGCGGGGGATCGTGGCCCGCGATCTGATCACCGGGAAGATCGACACCTACTTCGCGGACGCCGTCGTGCTGGCCAGTGGCGGGTACGGGAACGTCTTCTACCTGTCGACGAACGCCATGAACTCCAACGCCACCGCGATCTGGCGGGCGCACCGGCGGGGCGCGTACTTCGCCAATCCGTGTTTCACGCAGATCCATCCCACCTGCATCCCGCGGACCGGCGAGCATCAGTCGAAGCTGACGCTGATGAGCGAGTCGCTGCGCAACGACGGGCGGATCTGGGTGCCCAAGGCGAAGGGCGACGACCGTCCGGCCGACCGCATCCCGGAGGACGAGCGGGACTACTACCTGGAGCGCATCTACCCGGCGTTCGGCAACCTCGTACCGCGGGACATCGCCTCGCGCGCCGCGAAGAACGTGTGCGACGAGGGGCGCGGGGTCGGGCCCGGCGGGCAGGGCGTCTACCTCGACTTCGCCGACGCCATCGCGCGGATGGGCCGCAAGGCGGTGGAGGCCAAGTACGGGAACCTCTTCGACATGTACGCGCGGATCACCGCCGAGGACCCGTACACCGTGCCGATGCGGATCTATCCGGCCGTGCACTACACGATGGGCGGCCTGTGGGTGGACTACGACCTGCAGACCACCGTCCCGGGGCTGTTCGCGATCGGCGAGGCCAACTTCTCCGACCACGGGGCGAACCGGCTGGGCGCGTCCGCGCTCATGCAGGGCCTGGCCGACGGCTACTTCGTGCTGCCGTCGACGATCAACGACTACCTCGCCCGCAACCCGCACCACGAGACGGTGGACGACGAACATCCCGTCGTGCAGGAGGTGGTGGCCGACACCGAGGACCGGCTGCGGCTGCTGCTCGCCGTGGACGGCGACCGCACGCCCGACTCCTTCCACCGCGAACTGGGCGAGCTGATGTGGGAGTTCTGCGGCATGGCCCGTACGGAATCGGGGCTGCGCAAGGCGCTGGAGCGGATCCCGCAGATCCGGGAGGAGTTCTGGCGGCGGATCAAGGTCCCCGGCACGGGGGAGGAGTTCAACCAGTCGCTGGAGAAGGCCAACCGGATCGTCGACTATCTGGAACTGGCCGAGCTGATGTGTCTGGACGCGCTGCACCGCGAGGAGTCCTGCGGCGGCCACTTCCGCGAGGAGTCCCAGACCCCCGACGGTGAGGCGGCCCGCCGTGACGAGGAGTTCTCGTACGCCGCCGCCTGGGAGTTCACCGACACCGGTGGCGCGCCCGTCCTGCACAAGGAAGACCTCCTCTTCGAGTACGTCCACCCCACCCAGCGGAGCTACGCATGA
- a CDS encoding GNAT family N-acetyltransferase, with product MTGVSTLDSPPLSTAPTRYTVTLARDESDVRDAQRLRHDVFAGEMGALLATSQPGLDVDAFDAYCDHLLVRDTTTGQVVGTYRLLPPERAAVAGRLYSESEFDLGPLAAIRSGLVEVGRSCVHPDHRDGAVIGLIWAGIARYMVDGGHEWLAGCCSIPLADGGTLAAGTWDRVRDKHLAPEEYRVRPLLPWNSAGVARAGRAELPPLLRGYLRLGAWVCAEPAHDPDFGVADLYVLLSMRRVNPRYLRHFLSLVPA from the coding sequence ATGACCGGCGTTTCCACGCTCGACAGCCCCCCACTGTCGACGGCACCCACCCGCTACACCGTCACCCTCGCCCGCGACGAGTCCGACGTCCGGGACGCACAGCGACTGCGCCACGACGTCTTCGCCGGGGAGATGGGCGCCCTGCTGGCCACCTCGCAGCCGGGCCTGGACGTCGACGCCTTCGACGCGTACTGCGACCACCTGCTCGTGCGCGACACCACGACCGGCCAGGTCGTCGGCACCTACCGGCTGCTGCCGCCCGAGCGCGCCGCAGTCGCCGGACGGCTCTACTCGGAGAGCGAGTTCGACCTCGGTCCCCTCGCGGCGATCCGCTCCGGCCTCGTCGAGGTCGGCCGCTCCTGCGTCCACCCCGACCACCGCGACGGCGCCGTCATCGGCCTGATCTGGGCCGGCATCGCCCGCTACATGGTCGACGGCGGCCACGAGTGGCTGGCGGGCTGCTGCTCCATCCCGCTCGCAGACGGCGGCACTCTCGCCGCGGGCACCTGGGACCGGGTGCGGGACAAGCACCTCGCGCCCGAGGAGTACCGCGTACGGCCGCTGCTGCCCTGGAACTCCGCAGGCGTCGCCCGGGCGGGCCGCGCCGAACTGCCCCCGCTCCTGCGCGGCTATCTGCGCCTGGGCGCCTGGGTCTGCGCCGAGCCGGCCCACGACCCGGACTTCGGCGTCGCCGACCTGTACGTGCTGCTGTCGATGCGCCGGGTCAACCCGCGCTATCTGCGGCACTTCCTCTCCCTCGTGCCCGCGTGA
- a CDS encoding succinate dehydrogenase has translation MALATRTERKPSMTRTMWDSSLGKKTVMAVSGLIMLGYLAVHMLGNLKIFFGEGEFDHYAHWLRTLGEPFLHYEWALWIVRVVLVVAVVAHAVSAYQLSRRDIGARPAKYVHKKPRASYATRTMRWGGIILGLFIVWHILDLTTGTVHANGFQHGHPYQNVIDTFSTWYGNVIYIVAVLALGLHVQHGFWSAAQTLGVGSRTRDRAFKTIANVLAVVLTAGFVAVPVGVMTGVVS, from the coding sequence ATGGCTCTGGCAACGCGGACGGAACGAAAACCGTCCATGACGCGCACCATGTGGGACTCGTCGCTCGGCAAGAAGACCGTCATGGCCGTCAGCGGCCTGATCATGCTGGGGTACCTGGCCGTCCACATGCTGGGCAACCTCAAGATCTTCTTCGGGGAGGGCGAGTTCGACCACTACGCCCACTGGCTGCGCACCCTCGGCGAGCCCTTCCTCCACTACGAGTGGGCCCTGTGGATCGTCCGCGTGGTCCTGGTCGTCGCCGTCGTCGCGCACGCCGTCTCCGCGTACCAGCTCAGCCGCCGCGACATCGGCGCGCGCCCCGCCAAGTACGTGCACAAGAAGCCCCGCGCCAGCTACGCCACGCGGACCATGCGCTGGGGCGGGATCATCCTCGGCCTGTTCATCGTCTGGCACATCCTGGACCTGACCACCGGCACCGTCCACGCGAACGGCTTCCAGCACGGACACCCGTACCAGAACGTGATCGACACCTTCTCCACCTGGTACGGCAACGTCATCTACATCGTCGCGGTGCTCGCGCTCGGCCTGCACGTCCAGCACGGCTTCTGGAGCGCCGCACAGACCCTGGGCGTGGGCAGCCGCACCCGTGACCGGGCCTTCAAGACCATCGCCAACGTGCTCGCCGTGGTGCTCACGGCGGGCTTCGTCGCCGTACCCGTGGGCGTGATGACCGGAGTGGTGAGCTGA
- a CDS encoding acyl-CoA synthetase encodes MYPGAYDPARTAVVTADGGRTLTYGRLEDRSLRLADHLRSAGLRVGDHLALLADNDPRVLEVYWAALRSGFYLTVVNHHLTADEAAYIVRDCGARALIVSAPLAELGRAVRELAPDTALHLNFDDGSYERALAGASPEPPAHQPRGVDMLYSSGTTGLPKGIAPTLPEGDVREEMSMYQLLFQPMYGFGEDTVYLCPAPLYHAAPLRFSFVVTATGGTVVLMNSLDSFDPRAALAAIEQHRITHSQWVPTMFVRMLKLPDEVRDAYDVSSTRVAVHAAAPCPVEVKRRMMDWWGPVLYEYYSATEANGITFVGPEEWLRKPGTVGRGGFLGELRICDDDGKVLPVGETGTVYFERDELPFRYHNDEARTRQAQHPEHPNWTTTGDIGHVDEDGYLFLTDRRAFTIISGGVNIYPQEIEDCLTLHPQVADVAVVGVPDPEMGEAVKAVVQPAPGATPGPRLARELLDFVRDRIAHYKAPRSVDFTDALPRTPTGKLAKSKLRQAYWD; translated from the coding sequence ATGTACCCCGGAGCGTACGACCCCGCCAGGACGGCCGTCGTCACCGCCGACGGCGGCCGTACCCTCACCTACGGCCGGTTGGAGGACCGCTCCCTGCGGCTCGCCGACCATCTGCGGTCCGCCGGACTGCGCGTCGGCGACCATCTGGCGCTCCTCGCCGACAACGACCCGCGCGTCCTGGAGGTCTACTGGGCGGCGCTGCGCTCCGGCTTCTACCTGACCGTGGTCAATCACCACCTGACCGCCGACGAGGCCGCCTACATCGTCCGCGACTGCGGGGCGAGGGCGCTCATCGTCTCGGCCCCCCTCGCCGAACTCGGACGCGCTGTGCGCGAGTTGGCGCCGGACACCGCACTGCATCTGAACTTCGACGACGGCTCGTACGAGCGGGCCCTCGCCGGTGCCTCACCCGAACCACCGGCCCATCAGCCGCGAGGCGTCGACATGCTCTACTCCTCCGGCACCACGGGCCTGCCCAAAGGCATCGCGCCGACGCTCCCCGAGGGGGACGTCCGCGAGGAGATGAGCATGTACCAACTGCTCTTCCAGCCCATGTACGGCTTCGGCGAGGACACCGTCTACCTCTGCCCGGCCCCGCTGTACCACGCGGCGCCCCTGCGCTTCAGCTTCGTGGTGACCGCGACCGGCGGCACGGTCGTCCTCATGAACTCCCTCGACTCCTTCGACCCGCGCGCCGCGTTGGCCGCGATCGAACAGCACCGGATCACGCACAGCCAGTGGGTGCCCACCATGTTCGTACGGATGCTGAAGCTGCCGGACGAGGTGCGCGACGCGTACGACGTGTCGTCGACGAGGGTCGCCGTCCACGCCGCCGCACCCTGCCCCGTCGAGGTCAAACGCCGGATGATGGACTGGTGGGGACCCGTCCTGTACGAGTACTACTCGGCGACCGAGGCCAACGGGATCACCTTCGTCGGTCCCGAGGAGTGGCTGCGCAAGCCCGGGACGGTGGGCCGCGGCGGCTTCCTCGGCGAGCTGCGGATCTGCGACGACGACGGCAAAGTACTGCCCGTGGGCGAGACCGGGACCGTGTACTTCGAGCGCGACGAACTCCCGTTCCGCTACCACAACGACGAGGCCCGCACCCGGCAGGCGCAGCACCCCGAACACCCCAACTGGACGACCACCGGGGACATCGGGCACGTCGACGAGGACGGCTACCTCTTCCTCACCGACCGCCGCGCGTTCACCATCATCTCCGGCGGCGTGAACATCTACCCGCAGGAGATCGAGGACTGCCTCACCCTGCACCCCCAGGTCGCCGACGTGGCGGTCGTCGGCGTACCGGACCCGGAGATGGGCGAGGCGGTCAAGGCCGTCGTCCAGCCGGCCCCCGGCGCGACCCCCGGACCGCGACTGGCCCGCGAACTCCTCGACTTCGTCCGCGACCGCATCGCCCACTACAAGGCACCCCGCAGCGTGGACTTCACGGACGCCCTGCCGCGCACACCCACGGGCAAACTGGCCAAGTCCAAGCTGCGCCAGGCCTATTGGGACTGA
- a CDS encoding putative bifunctional diguanylate cyclase/phosphodiesterase — MTAEPDGPEDRLRRFATIWSRAVFPVTATSLTRPEFEQRLVPLARRLSEALRARTFEAAEGQAVGAALIGAHCTEPEALSATLDCVDAYLVLYCGGDGAQDALRARSARLQHAMAAGFARALRERTLAEQETIARAALQAQGIVADALHATEARFRAVFEGAAIGIGVADLDGNILQVNNALLRMFGGTEQLMRGRNVTEWTHPEDGAQVWRLYEELVRGDREHYHVEKAFYRPDGTVLWTNLTVSLLRDPDGRPQYQLALMEDTTERRLLNLRLRYEATHDALTGLPNRTLFFERLDKALAAGDGQRFGLCYLDLDGFKTINDSLGHAAGDRLLVEVADRLQSCATAPGEMVARLGGDEFVALTTGPDTESEVDALADRIMNALVTPVRIDGRELTVRGSIGIVEGPAGERGPAEVLRSADITMYRAKSAGGNRYELADAEADARAITRHGLTTALPAALDRGEFFIEYQPLVHLGDGSVHGAEALVRWLHPQHGVLGPDRFIPLAEHTGLIVPLGRWVLEQSVRQAREWQERHSDAGPLRINVNLSPCQLTHPGLVSDTVDILERVGLEPNSLCLEVTESALIGADDDLLKPLRRLAEMGVDIALDDFGTGYSNLANLRRLPVSILKLDRSFTQGMQQFPADPVDLKIVEGIVSLAHSLDLAVTVEGVETGAQAEQLRLLGCDTAQGWYYARPGPPDRLHDLALVDATG, encoded by the coding sequence GTGACCGCGGAGCCGGACGGGCCGGAGGACAGACTGCGCAGGTTCGCGACGATCTGGAGCCGGGCCGTCTTCCCGGTGACCGCCACGTCGCTGACCCGCCCGGAGTTCGAGCAGCGCCTCGTGCCGCTCGCCAGGCGGCTCAGCGAGGCGCTGCGGGCCAGGACGTTCGAGGCGGCCGAGGGACAGGCCGTCGGCGCCGCGCTGATCGGGGCGCACTGCACGGAGCCCGAGGCGCTCAGCGCCACACTCGACTGCGTCGACGCCTACCTGGTGCTCTACTGCGGCGGGGACGGAGCCCAGGACGCCCTGCGCGCCCGCTCCGCGCGGCTGCAGCACGCCATGGCGGCCGGGTTCGCGCGGGCGCTGCGGGAGCGGACGCTGGCCGAGCAGGAGACCATCGCACGCGCCGCGCTCCAGGCCCAGGGCATCGTCGCGGACGCGCTGCACGCGACCGAGGCACGCTTCCGCGCGGTCTTCGAGGGCGCGGCCATAGGCATCGGCGTCGCGGACCTCGACGGCAACATCCTGCAGGTGAACAACGCCCTGCTGCGTATGTTCGGCGGCACCGAGCAGCTGATGCGCGGACGCAACGTCACCGAGTGGACCCACCCCGAGGACGGCGCGCAGGTCTGGCGGCTCTACGAGGAGCTGGTGCGCGGCGACCGCGAGCACTACCACGTCGAGAAGGCCTTCTACCGGCCCGACGGAACGGTTCTGTGGACCAACCTCACCGTCTCGCTGCTGCGCGACCCGGACGGCCGGCCGCAGTACCAGCTCGCCCTCATGGAGGACACCACCGAGCGCAGGCTGCTCAACCTCCGGCTGCGGTACGAGGCCACGCACGACGCGCTCACCGGGCTGCCCAACCGCACGCTGTTCTTCGAGCGGCTCGACAAGGCGCTCGCGGCGGGCGACGGCCAGCGGTTCGGGCTCTGCTACCTCGACCTCGACGGCTTCAAGACCATCAACGACAGCCTCGGGCACGCGGCGGGGGACCGGCTGCTCGTCGAGGTCGCCGACCGGCTGCAGTCCTGCGCGACCGCGCCCGGCGAGATGGTGGCCCGGCTCGGCGGCGACGAGTTCGTGGCGCTGACCACCGGGCCCGACACCGAGAGCGAGGTCGACGCGCTCGCCGACCGCATCATGAACGCGCTGGTCACGCCGGTCCGTATCGACGGCCGTGAACTCACCGTGCGCGGCAGCATCGGCATCGTCGAGGGCCCCGCGGGCGAACGCGGTCCGGCGGAGGTGCTGCGCAGCGCCGACATCACGATGTACCGGGCCAAGTCGGCGGGCGGCAACCGTTACGAGCTGGCCGACGCCGAGGCGGACGCCCGCGCGATCACCCGGCACGGGCTCACCACGGCGCTGCCCGCGGCGCTGGACCGGGGCGAGTTCTTCATCGAGTACCAGCCGCTCGTGCATCTCGGTGACGGCAGTGTGCACGGGGCCGAGGCGCTGGTCCGGTGGCTGCATCCGCAGCACGGGGTGCTCGGGCCCGACCGGTTCATCCCGCTGGCCGAGCACACCGGGCTGATCGTGCCGCTGGGCCGCTGGGTGCTGGAGCAGTCGGTCCGGCAGGCGCGTGAGTGGCAGGAACGTCACTCCGACGCGGGCCCGCTGCGGATCAATGTGAACCTGTCGCCTTGCCAGTTGACCCATCCCGGGCTGGTCTCCGACACGGTGGACATCCTGGAGCGGGTCGGTCTCGAACCGAACTCGCTCTGCCTGGAGGTCACCGAGTCGGCGCTGATCGGGGCGGACGACGACCTGCTGAAGCCGCTGCGTCGGCTGGCCGAGATGGGTGTCGACATCGCGCTGGACGACTTCGGTACGGGGTACTCGAACCTGGCCAATCTGCGGCGGCTGCCGGTGAGCATCCTGAAGCTCGACCGGTCCTTCACGCAGGGCATGCAGCAGTTTCCCGCGGATCCCGTCGACCTCAAGATCGTCGAGGGGATCGTGTCGCTGGCCCACAGCCTGGACCTCGCGGTCACGGTGGAGGGGGTGGAGACGGGGGCGCAGGCGGAGCAGCTGCGTCTCCTGGGCTGCGACACGGCACAGGGCTGGTACTACGCCCGCCCTGGCCCGCCGGACCGGTTGCACGACCTGGCGCTGGTGGATGCGACGGGTTGA
- a CDS encoding succinate dehydrogenase/fumarate reductase iron-sulfur subunit, whose translation MKLTLRVWRQQNADADGAMSTYEVDGISADMSFLEMLDTLNEELILAGDDPVAFDHDCREGICGACSLVINGDAHGPERTTTCQLHMRSFQDGDTIDIEPWRASAFPVVKDLVVDRSAFDRIIQAGGYVSVPTGAAPEAHATPVPKPDADFAFEHAECIGCGACVAACPNGAAMLFTSAKVNHLNVLPQGAPERETRVLDMVAQMDEEGFGGCTLAGECATACPKGIPLFSITGMNKEWLRASRKAAKR comes from the coding sequence ATGAAGCTCACCCTGCGCGTCTGGCGGCAGCAGAACGCCGACGCCGACGGAGCGATGTCCACGTACGAAGTGGACGGCATCTCGGCCGACATGTCCTTCCTGGAGATGCTCGACACCCTCAACGAGGAACTCATCCTCGCCGGTGACGATCCCGTCGCCTTCGACCACGACTGCCGTGAGGGCATCTGCGGCGCCTGCTCGCTGGTCATCAATGGGGACGCGCACGGGCCGGAGCGCACCACCACCTGTCAGCTGCACATGCGGTCCTTCCAGGACGGGGACACGATCGACATCGAGCCGTGGCGGGCCTCCGCGTTCCCCGTCGTCAAGGACCTCGTGGTCGACCGGTCCGCGTTCGACCGGATCATCCAGGCCGGCGGGTACGTCAGCGTGCCGACCGGGGCGGCGCCGGAGGCGCATGCCACGCCGGTGCCCAAGCCCGACGCGGACTTCGCGTTCGAGCACGCGGAGTGCATCGGGTGCGGGGCGTGTGTGGCCGCCTGTCCCAACGGGGCCGCGATGCTGTTCACCTCGGCGAAGGTGAACCATCTCAATGTGCTGCCTCAGGGGGCTCCCGAGCGGGAGACTCGGGTGCTGGACATGGTCGCGCAGATGGACGAGGAGGGGTTCGGGGGGTGCACGCTCGCGGGTGAGTGCGCGACCGCCTGTCCCAAGGGGATTCCTCTGTTCTCCATCACCGGGATGAACAAGGAGTGGCTGCGGGCCAGTCGGAAGGCTGCGAAGCGGTAG